The Helicobacter mustelae genome has a segment encoding these proteins:
- a CDS encoding glycosyl transferase family 90 — MLETFFHNLKGLYYTFIPANAKDFAAKIKELKDDARWELKKRLEYYCDLPENFTLPKHAQTKIQMLKKSSRYCYDFWEVMRYLDSRLCYHLESGDVNYQTPVASFCKSRPISPRPTQNILLKLDKKRHFGILQHNAKKLHTIPYSQKLDQIFFRGGCYQPHRKKFMRKFFHHPLINAGHTGSLKEEEYLHWHKGRANLATHLQYKFILSLEGNDVATNLKWILHSNSLALMPKPKFETWFMEGQLQAGVHYAEISEDYEDLESVVEYYLAHPHHAKEIIHNANTYTQQFLDEEKERFLGILVLRKFFYQSNQISVAKEEKELYE; from the coding sequence TTGTTAGAGACATTTTTTCACAATCTCAAGGGCCTGTATTACACCTTTATACCCGCAAATGCCAAGGATTTTGCAGCAAAAATCAAAGAACTCAAAGATGATGCAAGATGGGAACTCAAAAAGCGCCTAGAATACTACTGCGATCTTCCAGAGAATTTCACGCTACCAAAGCACGCGCAGACAAAAATACAAATGCTAAAAAAGTCTTCGCGCTACTGCTATGATTTTTGGGAGGTGATGCGCTATTTAGACTCAAGGCTCTGCTATCACTTGGAGTCTGGAGATGTGAACTACCAAACCCCGGTTGCGAGTTTTTGCAAATCCCGCCCGATCTCCCCGCGCCCCACACAAAACATTTTGCTAAAGCTAGATAAAAAGCGTCATTTTGGAATCCTGCAGCACAATGCCAAAAAACTTCACACAATTCCCTATTCTCAAAAACTTGATCAAATATTTTTCCGCGGGGGTTGCTACCAACCTCACCGCAAAAAATTTATGCGCAAATTCTTCCACCACCCCCTCATCAATGCTGGCCACACTGGATCGCTGAAAGAAGAGGAATATCTGCACTGGCACAAAGGCAGAGCAAATCTCGCCACGCATCTACAATACAAATTCATCCTCTCACTAGAGGGCAATGATGTCGCCACCAATCTCAAGTGGATTTTGCACTCCAATTCCCTAGCCCTCATGCCAAAGCCCAAATTTGAGACATGGTTTATGGAGGGACAATTGCAAGCGGGCGTGCATTATGCAGAAATTAGCGAGGATTATGAAGATCTGGAATCTGTTGTGGAGTATTATCTCGCCCATCCCCATCATGCCAAGGAGATTATCCACAATGCCAATACCTACACGCAGCAATTTTTGGATGAGGAAAAAGAAAGGTTTTTAGGGATTTTGGTATTGCGCAAATTCTTCTATCAAAGCAATCAAATCTCTGTGGCAAAAGAGGAAAAAGAACTCTATGAATAA